In a genomic window of Bacteroidales bacterium:
- a CDS encoding radical SAM protein gives MQHFTIPVFIPELACPNRCVFCNQQKISGTLCMPGNEEVIEIIEKRLETIPAGNAVEIGFFGGNFTGIEPISQKNYLTIAKAYLDEGRICGIRVSTRPDYINNDALSLLKAYGVTTIELGAQSMDDNVLMYSGRGHTAEDVKKASALILENGFQLGLQMMLGLPGDTLEKAMNTAHQIIACGAGSTRIYPALVIKDTELEAHYHKGNYHPLSIEEAITWTKEIVKIFEQSSVKVLRIGLHPSEGLLSGKNLVAGPFHVAFGEMVSSALWKDEFEKELEVYPILSKANSYLKVEVPIGQVNAAIGHYALNKKMLLQHFKKVVFHENEELIGRQFLFTTEPLSEAAKH, from the coding sequence ATGCAACACTTTACTATTCCGGTTTTTATTCCTGAACTTGCTTGTCCGAACCGTTGTGTATTCTGTAACCAGCAAAAAATTTCAGGGACTTTATGCATGCCCGGGAATGAGGAGGTGATAGAAATCATTGAAAAGAGACTGGAAACAATACCGGCAGGAAATGCAGTTGAAATTGGTTTCTTTGGAGGAAACTTCACAGGGATTGAACCAATTAGTCAAAAGAATTATCTTACAATAGCAAAGGCATACCTGGACGAAGGAAGGATCTGTGGAATCCGCGTTTCTACCCGGCCCGATTATATTAATAATGATGCTTTATCCCTTCTGAAAGCATACGGGGTTACAACCATTGAACTGGGTGCGCAATCAATGGATGATAATGTTTTAATGTATTCTGGACGTGGTCATACAGCCGAAGATGTAAAGAAGGCTTCAGCATTGATACTTGAGAATGGTTTTCAGTTAGGGCTGCAAATGATGTTGGGTTTACCCGGGGATACTTTGGAGAAAGCCATGAATACTGCACATCAGATTATTGCATGTGGAGCCGGATCTACCCGTATTTATCCTGCCCTGGTTATTAAGGATACTGAGCTTGAAGCTCATTATCACAAGGGAAACTATCATCCACTCTCAATTGAAGAAGCAATAACCTGGACAAAAGAGATTGTTAAAATATTTGAGCAATCCAGTGTTAAAGTGCTCCGGATTGGCTTGCATCCATCTGAAGGATTATTATCAGGTAAAAACCTTGTCGCCGGACCCTTTCATGTGGCATTTGGAGAAATGGTCTCCAGTGCATTGTGGAAGGATGAATTTGAAAAAGAACTGGAGGTATATCCAATTCTATCCAAAGCGAATTCTTACTTGAAGGTTGAGGTGCCAATTGGCCAGGTAAATGCAGCAATCGGACATTATGCCTTGAATAAAAAGATGTTATTGCAACACTTCAAAAAAGTGGTTTTCCATGAAAATGAAGAATTAATAGGCCGGCAATTTCTATTTACAACAGAACCACTCTCAGAAGCAGCTAAGCACTAA